A segment of the Desulfovibrio sp. Huiquan2017 genome:
AAAAGCCACGTGGTGGCCGAAAGCCCAGCCATGCGAAAAGCCATGGCCACGGCCCAGAAGTTGGCCCAGTTCGAGACCTCGGAGATCCTGCTCATGGGCGACTCCGGCACGGGCAAGGGACTGCTGGCCAAGTTCATCCACGACACCAGCCCACGGCGCGGCAAACCGTTCATCCAGGTCAACTGCGCCACCCTGCCCGAAACCCTGTTCGAGGCCGAATTGTTCGGTTACGAGAAGGGAGCCTTTACCGGGGCCTCCGAACAAGGCAAGTCCGGGCTGTTCGAACTGGCCTCGGGCGGCACCTTCTTTCTGGACGAGGTTGGCGAAATCCCGCTGGACATGCAGGCCAAGCTGCTCAACTGCCTGGACGACCACATGTATTACCCGCTGGGTGCGAGCAAACCCAAACGCATGAACTGCATCATTATCGCCGCCACCAACCGCGACCTGGAAACCCAGGTCCGCAAGCAGGCCTTCCGACGCGACCTGCTCTACCGGTTGAACACATTCACCGTGCGCATCCCCCCGCTGAGAAAACGGCCGGAAGACGTTTTCGAGTTGATCAATCACTACCTGCGGCAATTCAACGCCGCCTTCCGGACCGCCAAACGCATCGGCCCCGCAGGCATGAAGCTGCTCCAGTCCCATCCGTTTCCGGGCAACGTCCGCGAACTCATCGGCATCATCAAGAAGGCCGTGGTCATCTGCGAGGATGACCTGCTCGACGATTACCTGCGGGATATCTTCGAGCAAACCGAAGACGCCGTGTTGGAAAACGGCACCCTGCCCGAGGAAGTAGCCCGGCTGGAGCGCCGCATGCTCCGCCAGGCCATGGAGGCATGTTCCAACACTCGCGAAATGGCCGGATTCCTGGGTGTCAGCCAGCCCACCGTGGTGCGCAAAATGCATCGCTACAAGCTGAACAATCACTGATTCATAATTGAATCAACGCCCCTTCACAAAACACCACTTTCTTCATTATTGTCAATATCTTCACAATTTGTGTGGAGATAACTGCTGTGTATGCCTTTTTTGCAATTCAACGAGCAGCTTCCGCCCCGCTATGGCAGAATCGAATAGTGACAAAAACAAAATTGTTAATTTTGTGCATGATTTGATTATGAATCAAAACTTTATGTATTGATTTCAGCCTATTATGCAAATGATCTGATTCTATATTGCATCAGAGAGGGCGCGCGAGTCTTTTCCATTTTATATCTAACCACATGAAATAATAAAATTATTACAACTAGGACCAGCCTTTGCTTTAAGAGAGACGGTTTTCGACTTCAACTCTTACAATACTACATGGTGGATCATCATGACGAATGAAGAACTGCAACGAAGAAGAGAGAAGGCCGTCCCCAGAGGGGTGTCCAATGCCGGGCCCATTTTCGCCGCGAGCGCCAAGGGCGCGACCGTCACCGATGTGGAAGGTCGGGAGTACGTCGATTTCGCCGGTGGTATCGGCGTCAACAACGTGGGCCATTGCCATCCCAAAGTGGTCGAGGCCGTGCGCGAACAGGCGGGCAAACTGCTGCACTCCTGCTACCATGTCTTCCAATATGAAGGATACGTGGCTCTGGCCGAAAGACTCAACGCCCTGACCCCGGGAGACCACGCCAAAAAGACCGTGCTGGTCAACTCCGGCGCGGAAGCCGTGGAAAACGCGGTCAAGATCGCCCGCCGCGCCACCGGCCGCCCGGCCATCGTGGCCTCGGCCTCGGGCTTCCACGGCCGCACCCTGCTGACCGCGACCCTGACCGCCAAGGTCATGCCCTACAAGGCCGGGTTCGGCCCCTATGCCCCCGAAGTCTACCACATCCCCTACGCCTACTGTTACCGCTGTCCCGTGGGCCGCGCCTACCCCGGCTGCAACATGGAGTGCGCCGAGCTGCTGAAAAAGAGCTTCGTGGACATGGCCTTCCCCGAAAGCGTGGCCGCCGTGTTGCTGGAGCCCGTGGCGGGCGAAGGCGGCTTTGTGGTGCCGCCCAAGGAATATTTCCCACGCATCAAGGAAATTTGCGACGAATTCGGCATCCTGTTGATCATCGACGAAGTCCAGTCCGGCATCTGCCGTACCGGGACCCTGTTCGCCATCGAGCAGTGGGATGTCATGCCCGACCTGCTGACCTCGGCCAAGTCCCTGGGCGGCGGCACGGTCCTGTCCGCCTGCACCGGCCGCGCCGAGATCATGGACGCGCCCCAGGTGGGCGGCCTGGGCGGGACCTACGGCGGCAACCCGGTAAGCTGCGCCGCGGGCCTGGCTGTGCTCGACGTGGTCGAAAGTGAAAATCTGGTCGAAAAATCCCGGAATCTCGGGACCAAGGTGCGCACCGCCTTCGATGACCTGGCGAAAACGTACGACTGCATCGGCGATGTGCGCGGCCTGGGCTCCATGCTGGCCATGGAGCTGGTTCACGACCGGGCCACCAAGACCCCGGCCCCGGACATCGCCAAGGCGCTGGTGGCCAAATGCCGCGAAAACGGCCTGATCATCCTGTCCTGCGGCCACGGCGGCAACGTCATCCGCACGCTCATGCCGCTGGTCATCAACGACGCCGAACTGGAAAAGGGATTGTCCATCCTGGAAACGGCCTTCGCCGAAGTGGCCAAGGGGTAACGGCGGTGAAAGGACTGCACGGGCGCATACTCTTCATCGACGTCTCCAAGCGGGCGTTCGCCATCGAACCGCTCCGGGACGCGGGCCTGCCCCTGCCCGGGGGCAAAGGCCTGGGCACGCGCCTGCTGCTGGAGCACAACCCGGTCGGAGTGGCCCCGCTCTCCCCGGACAACCGGTTCATCGTCGCCACGGGCCCGTGCTGCGGCACGGGCGTCTGGGGCGCCAGCCGCTACGGCGTCTTCTCCAAGTCGCCCCAGACCGGCTTCTACGCGGAATCCTACTCCGGGGGCAAAACCCCGGAGGCCATCGACCGGGCCGGTTTCGACGCCATCGTCGTGACCGGCGCGGCCGACACGCTGACCGTCCTGGCCATCCATCCGGACGGTTGCGATTTTCACGAAACCCCGGAGCTCAAAGGGCTCGAAACCTACGCCACCGAGGACGCCCTGCTCGAACGGTACGCCCCCCAAGGGGCGGGATTCGGCAGGCCAGGGGCCATGGTCATCGGCCCGGCGGGCGAAAACCTGGTGGCCTTCTCGGTCATTGAGAACGACTACTGGCGCAGCGCGGGCCGTTGCGGCCTGGGCGCGGTGCTCGGCTCCAAGAGGATCAAGGGCCTGGTCTTCGCCGGGGACCGCAAACGCGAAACGGCCGACCCCGAGGGGCTTAAGGTGTTCAACAGGGAATTCAGGAACGCCAACGGCGATTCTCCGGCGGTCAGGGCCTACCGGGCGCGGGGCACCACGCAGATGGTCGCCCTGATGAATACCGTGGGGGCCTTCCCCAGCCGGTACTGGTCCGCCGGGACCTGCGACCACTGGGAGCGCATCAGCGGAGACGCCTTCCACGAGCAGCACGAGGTCACGCCGCACGCCTGCCTGAAGTGCTTCATGGCCTGCGGGCGCAAGGCGCGCATCGCTCACGGACCGCACAAGGGACTGACCATCGAAGGGCCGGAATACGAAACCATCTACGCCTTCGGCGGGTTGTGCATGGTCCGCAACATCGACGAAATCGCCCACCTGAACGATTTGTGCGACCGTCTCGGCCTGGACACCATCTCGGCGGGCAACGTCTGCGGCCTGATCGCCGAGGCGTCCAGCCAGGGCCGCCTGGACGCTCCCCTGACCTATGGCGACGCGGCGACCATCGCCGCCCTGCTGGAGCAGATCGCGGGCCGCGAAGGACTGGGCGACGTGCTGGCCGACGGCATCGTCAAGGGCGCGGAGCGACTCGGCCTGTCTGACATGGCCGTGCACGTCAAGGGACTTGAGCCCGCCGGATACGACCCCCGGGTGCTCAAAGGCATGGGGCTGACCTACGGGACCTCGCCGCGCGGGGCCTGCCACCTGCGGACCACCTTCTACAAGGCGGAGCTATCCGGGATGATCCCGTCCGATGCCGTGGAGGGCAAGGCCGACCTGCTCATGGATTTCGAGGACCGGCTGATCGTGTTCGACTGCCTGATCCTGTGCCGCTTCTACCGCGACATGTACGACTGGGCCGCCCTGGTCCGGTTGCTCGCCCTGGTCACCGGGGTTTCCTGGGACGGATCAGCCCTGCGCCGGGCCGCGGCCCGCGTAGTGGACGACACCCGACGGTTCAACGTCCGCGAGGGGCTGACCCCGGACGACGACCGCCTGCCCAGAAAACTCCATGAGGCCCTGCCCACCGGGCAGGTCATAACCCGAGAGGAGTACGCGCTCCTTCTCAATGAATACTATCGCCTGCGCGGTTGGGACGAATCGGGAATCCCGCCCGAACCGACCGCCCAATAAGGGGAAAGATATGACTCTTGAAGCATATGCCGTCCATAAAAGCTACGGCGACGTCCAGGCCCTCAGAAACGTCGATTTGACCGTCCAGAAGGGCGAACTGTTCACCCTGC
Coding sequences within it:
- a CDS encoding sigma 54-interacting transcriptional regulator translates to MPNTHPVDIPFHSILNHLDISALAADSTGLIAYATPKAERIFGFEPGRMHGLPLSEVLSDAFINDETDMDENENEKKAARLTLPDGSMNSVSHSPIVSNGATVGSLLTFHPDPSPEQVERTRTYRTLAEHMEAVFNASSDGIWLTDGRGVVLSINAASESLNSISADEVVGKPVADLVENGVIDRSATMEVIRKRRRVSVLQQVTRTGRQLIVTGTPTFDGDGNIRMVVLNERDITDLNELRTTLAQTRKAKEKAEAELTGMSLMELKKSHVVAESPAMRKAMATAQKLAQFETSEILLMGDSGTGKGLLAKFIHDTSPRRGKPFIQVNCATLPETLFEAELFGYEKGAFTGASEQGKSGLFELASGGTFFLDEVGEIPLDMQAKLLNCLDDHMYYPLGASKPKRMNCIIIAATNRDLETQVRKQAFRRDLLYRLNTFTVRIPPLRKRPEDVFELINHYLRQFNAAFRTAKRIGPAGMKLLQSHPFPGNVRELIGIIKKAVVICEDDLLDDYLRDIFEQTEDAVLENGTLPEEVARLERRMLRQAMEACSNTREMAGFLGVSQPTVVRKMHRYKLNNH
- the gabT gene encoding 4-aminobutyrate--2-oxoglutarate transaminase codes for the protein MTNEELQRRREKAVPRGVSNAGPIFAASAKGATVTDVEGREYVDFAGGIGVNNVGHCHPKVVEAVREQAGKLLHSCYHVFQYEGYVALAERLNALTPGDHAKKTVLVNSGAEAVENAVKIARRATGRPAIVASASGFHGRTLLTATLTAKVMPYKAGFGPYAPEVYHIPYAYCYRCPVGRAYPGCNMECAELLKKSFVDMAFPESVAAVLLEPVAGEGGFVVPPKEYFPRIKEICDEFGILLIIDEVQSGICRTGTLFAIEQWDVMPDLLTSAKSLGGGTVLSACTGRAEIMDAPQVGGLGGTYGGNPVSCAAGLAVLDVVESENLVEKSRNLGTKVRTAFDDLAKTYDCIGDVRGLGSMLAMELVHDRATKTPAPDIAKALVAKCRENGLIILSCGHGGNVIRTLMPLVINDAELEKGLSILETAFAEVAKG
- a CDS encoding aldehyde ferredoxin oxidoreductase family protein, which codes for MKGLHGRILFIDVSKRAFAIEPLRDAGLPLPGGKGLGTRLLLEHNPVGVAPLSPDNRFIVATGPCCGTGVWGASRYGVFSKSPQTGFYAESYSGGKTPEAIDRAGFDAIVVTGAADTLTVLAIHPDGCDFHETPELKGLETYATEDALLERYAPQGAGFGRPGAMVIGPAGENLVAFSVIENDYWRSAGRCGLGAVLGSKRIKGLVFAGDRKRETADPEGLKVFNREFRNANGDSPAVRAYRARGTTQMVALMNTVGAFPSRYWSAGTCDHWERISGDAFHEQHEVTPHACLKCFMACGRKARIAHGPHKGLTIEGPEYETIYAFGGLCMVRNIDEIAHLNDLCDRLGLDTISAGNVCGLIAEASSQGRLDAPLTYGDAATIAALLEQIAGREGLGDVLADGIVKGAERLGLSDMAVHVKGLEPAGYDPRVLKGMGLTYGTSPRGACHLRTTFYKAELSGMIPSDAVEGKADLLMDFEDRLIVFDCLILCRFYRDMYDWAALVRLLALVTGVSWDGSALRRAAARVVDDTRRFNVREGLTPDDDRLPRKLHEALPTGQVITREEYALLLNEYYRLRGWDESGIPPEPTAQ